The Thalassospira sp. TSL5-1 region TTTAGTAACCGTCAGGAAAATGCACCGCGCAACGTGTTCCTTGAAGCCGTTGGTCAGCGTTATGCCCTGCCTGCGCCGCTTTATGGCACCAGCCAGAACACGTCTTATCCCTATTTTGTGACCTCGTTCCTCAAAAAGGTGGTTTTCCCCGAGGCAGGCCTGGCCGGGAACAATTTCCGGGTTGAGGAACGCTATCGCAAACGTATTTTGATGTCGTTTGGTGTTGGGGCCGCTGCCTGCATCGTTGGCGTGTTCTATTGGAATGACCGTTATCAGATCAATATGGAACGCGCACAGGATGTACTGGCAAAGACCGAGGCCTTCAGCAAGGCTGATGCCCGTGCCAGCCTGGATCCGACCGGCCAGCAATATTTGAAACCGCTGAATGATTTGCGGGCCGCGATTGATGAATTTGGCGATTATCGTGACGTTGGTGCAGTGCAGGCGCAACTCACCCTCTATCAGGGCCGTGATATCGGGCCGATTATTGACCGTGCCTATAATTATGAACTTCATAACCAGTTTGCTCCGGCACTGGTGGCGGGTCTGGCCCGGAATCTGCGTTCCGTCTGCCCGAAAGGCGGCGACAAGGAACTGGATTATCTGCGTGTTTATCGCATGATGGCTGATCTGGGCGGGCGTGATGATGCCATTGTCGATGGCTATTTCAATCAGCTTTGGGAAACCCGGCTGAAACGTGAACCCGAAACCCGCGAACAGCTTGCCGCGCATTTGAATTACATGCTGGAACGTAACCCGCAGGCCTATGAAGTTGATGCCAATCTGGTTGCTCAGGCCCAACGGGATCTAAGCCAGCAAACCCCGTTTACCCGTGTGTATCGCACCATTCGGTCGCGCACGACACAGAAGCTGTCCAAACCGCTGGAATTGCCGATTGCGGCAGGGGCACCGTTTAATGTTGTGTATCAGCCGGTTGATTTGCAACAGGAAGCCAACGCATCGGAAACCGACGGAAACGGGCTGGCTGCGGCAAGCGATTGCAGCGTGCAAAGTGTGAGCGACCCGGATCAGGGACCGTTTGAAATTCCGCGCTTTTTCACCAAAAAGCAGTATCACGCGATGTTCGTACCGCAGCTTGAACAGGTGGCAAAGGTTGCCGGCGATGATTTGTGGGTGTTGGGTAAACTGGAAACCAGCAACATTACCGACGCCGATTACGACGAAATTCGCAACCGGGTGCGGGAAAGCTATGTGAATGATTATATCGGTGCCTGGAAACATGGTCTGAATTCCATGCAGGTGCGTCCGTTCGCCGATATCAAACAGGCAACCGAAATTCTCCATACGCTTTCTGACGGCAACAACCCCATTCGCCGGGTTGCCGAACTGGTGCGGGATAATTCGGTTCTGTATGAACCCAAGGAAGCACCAAAGGGCGAGGACGGCGAAGACCTGACCGATCAGGTGGATTTTGAAACACCCGAAGATCCCAACCGGGTGGCTGCGCGTGATATTGAACGTGCCTTTGCCGACATTCGTGAAATGCTGGTGGAACGCCCGGATGGCGGCCCGTCCAATATGGACGAAATCGAAGATGCCCTGGGTAATGTCTATCAATATATGAAAGCCGTGCGTGACGCCTCGGACCCGAGCGCAAAGTCGCTGGAACTGGCGATTGAGCGGGCCAAACTGGCCGGTGACGACCCGATCTTTGTGCTTGAACGTGTTGCAGAACGCACACCCGCCCCGTTTGGTCAGCATTTGCAATCGGTTGCCGACCAATCCTGGGGGATCATCATGCGGGGTGCCTCGGTTGCGCTGGGCCGTAAGTGGCATGATCAGGTTTATGGGGCCTATCAACGGCTTATTGCGGGCAAGTATCCGTTCAACCGCAAGTCGGGCAATGATTTGCCCCTGAAAGATTTTGAAGAATTTTTCCGTCCCGGTGGCATTCTTGATGCGTTCTACAAACAGGAATTGCTGACCTTTGTTGATGAAAACACCGGAAAACCCAAAGTGATCGATGGCCAGTCCATTACGGTTGATCGCAATTTTACCACCCAGTTGCGGACCGCAATGAACATCACCAAAAGCTTCTTTAACCAGACAGGTGATCTGTCGGTTGAATTCAGCGTCGCGCCGGTGGGCATGAATGCCAATATCAGCCGTGCGGTTCTGAATTTTGAAGGCCAGCTGGTTGTCAGCAGCCACGGCCCCAGCCGTCCGATTACGGTTTTCTGGCCCAATATCATCGACGGCCCGGCGTCTTCGCGCGTGGATATGTCGGCCCTTTCCGGGGCGGGACGGTCCATGTCCAAACAGTTCGACGGGCCGTGGTCCTTCCTGCATCTTTATGATGCGGCCAAGAAATCCAATCTCGACAATAATTCCGTCGATATCTCTTTTGCCAATGCCAACGGCCAGACTGCGACATTCCGCATTCGCCCGGAAGCCCGTGTGAACGCGTTTTTCAACAGTCCGCTTAGTGGCTTCTCATTGCCCAGAAATCTACATGGGGGACTATCTTCATGACCAGAACCGGTATTTCCACGTTAACGGCTGTTGCAACGGTATTGATGCTGTCGGGCTGTGCCAGCCCGGGATCATCGATCCCCCAGGCGGGCAAGACCTATACCGGTCCGCTCAGTGCGGAGGCCGAGGCCAAATTGCGCGCCAAGGGATTTGGCATGAGTGATGCCGAACGCGACAAGCTTGACAAGCTTGATCGAGATCGCCTTGCCGCCAAATTTGATTTTCAAAAACTGGGTCAGCCCGTGGATAGCCCGTTTGCCGGGTTTGGCTTTGCCGGGCCCGAGAACACGCCCTTTGCGGTTTATCGCAATGGCAAGGCTGTGACCTTTACCCCCAAGGGGACCGATACCGAACTGGAACAAATCGCCCCGCGCTTAAGTGGCGTTCTGTTGGCGGGGAAGGATCGGGAACGTATTGTGGGCGAAAGCCCGCGCGGAACCATGATGTCCTGGAACACTGCTGATCTGAGCCAGCAGGTGGTTTTGCGTCCGCAAAACAGCACCTTTAACCTGACCAACGTTTATGATGTCGCCACGGTGAAGGACTCACCCTACCTGGCAATGGCGGTTGAAGGTGGCCGGGTGGAACTTTGGGATCTTGCCGCCGGTGAAATGGTGGAATTTACCGAAAACAAGGTTTCCCAACCCCGTCAGGTGATGGATGGCAGTGCTTATAATGATGTCATTTACGGCACCAACCGGGGCGAGATCGAGGAATGGAAACCTTCGGTCGATACCACCCGTCTTTATAGCCATGCCGGGCCGGTGCTTGATATTGCCAGTGTTGACGGGCGTGATCTGATTGTGTCCTCGGCCAAGGATGGCACGGTAACAATTTATGACCGCAAAAAAGGCGAGGTCATTCATACCCTGGAATTTGATACCGTTGTTTATAACATCGTGGTGTCACCTGATAACCGCTATGCCGCGATTTTCCAGACCTTCGGTTCGCCCTATTACATTGATTTTGATGCAATGGAATCCCGCCGTTTATATGTCGGGTCCGGCGTACATATGACCCAGGGCCGTTTTGCCAAAAATGGCAGCCTGCTTCTGGCGCGCGAAGATAACGACATGATCCGTGTCTGGAATACCGAACGCAATATTCTGGCGGCCAAAATTACCCCGGAGAAGGGCGGCAGTATTGTCGGCTATGATGTGTCTGACAGCCTGGGCCTGATCGCCGTTGCCACCACCAAGGGCAATATCGAATATTGGGACCTTGAAACCGGTCATTATATTCGCACCGCCCTTCATACTGATACGCCATTGGTGGGTGTTGAAATCAGCCCGGATGGCACCAAGGCCATTGTTGCACAGGCTGATGGGCAACTTGCCCGCTGGAATGTGATGGCCGATCAGCCCGAAAAAACCTTTATGTTCGACTGATATGAAGTTTCCGATTGAACAAATCCTTGCCAGCATTCCCGGCCCGGACCGGGAATTTGGCGAGATTGACGACGATATTCAGGAATCGCTTGATCAGATCGATAATGAGCTGATGAAGCGCGGCACGCTGAATGCCGAAAGTATGGATTGGGATGCCGTTGCCGAACAGGCAGCGGCGGTCCTGTCCAAATGTGCCCATCTCAAGGGGTTCCATGGTGCCGTTCTGGCACTGACAAACCAGCCAACCACAGCGGCGAATCTGGCAAAGGCGTTACAGCTTTCGACCTATCTGTTTGCCCAGGCCTGGCAGGAAATGCACCCCAAATCCAAGCGGGCTGGTCGGCTGCGCGATGTCTGGATTGGCGATATCATCAGTTATTTGGCATCCGGGGTGGAATATGTCTGCAAGGCCGAACGCACCCTGCCCGATGAAAGCCGCGCCAAGGCATTGGCGCTGGTAGAACTGGCTTCGCCGCATGGGGTGGATGTGGCCCCGTTAAGCGAGGCGCTGGAAGCCGCGAAATCACCCCCGCCGCCGCAGGAGAATAACAAGGCGGCGAATGGGGGCGGCAAAGACGGTGAATTTGTTCCGCGGGAACTGAATGCCCGCGATCGTGCGGTGTTACGCAAGGATATACGCTCGGTTGCGGATCGTATTACCCAGTTTGATCCCGATGCGCCGGTGGCCTATTTGATGCGCGGCTATGCCGCGTGGCTGGAACATAAAACCCTGCCGGAAAATACCGACGGTGTGACCCAGCAACAGGCAATGCCGGCCTTCATTCTCGATGAACACAAGGCCGCTGCCACCGCGCCGGACGAGGCGAAGCTCGCCAAGCTTGAAGATCGCCTTTATATGAGCCCCGACTGGTTTGAAGGCCAAAAATTGGCCGAACGCATGGCGCGCAAGCTGGGTCATGATGCAGTGGCCGATGCCATTGCCCGGCGCTCTGCCGAACGTGTCCAGTCTCTGCCGGGGCTTGATAAGCTGCAATATGCCAATAACAAGCCCTATGTCTCGCCCGAAATTGCCCAGTGGCTGGCAAATGTTGGCACCGCGCCCACAAAGGCGAAGGGGCAGGGCGGATCATCGGGTAACGGTTCTGCTGACGATGCACCCGACATGGACGACCAGCAGGAAACCGACACCAAAAAGCCGAGCCTGGAAGATGCCCTGCGGGTCGCCGATGACGCGGTTGCCAAAAGCAGTTCGGGCCGCGAGACGGTTCTGGCGAAATTTACCCTGGCCAAGGAAATGGCGACACATGGGCTAAAAAGCCATGCCCGCCTGATTTTTGATGAGATTTTGCATGAATTTGGCGTCGCCAAACTCAGCGAATGGGACAAGGCCCTTTTGCGCGAAGTGCAACAGGAGAGAAGCCGTGTTGGCTGATCGATTCATCAGGCAAATTGGGCCGCAAAATAGCCCATCGGGCGAAATTTCGCCCGCGCGGGCGGATTTCCGCCCGATTTGATGATTGGGCCTTGAAGCCTTATTTTGGAAAACGTTTGTTTTTCAAATAGTTAAGCAGCTGTCTTTCATGGGGCTGTATTTTAAAATTTTGGCAGATTCTGCTCAATGTTTTTGGGCATGGTGATGATGTGCCATTCCGCCCGTGGGGTGTTGTTAAATCTTGCGGGTTCTGTGCAACCAGAAAGCGGAAGCTGAAAGCCTATGTCTGTTGATCTGATACGTGATGCCGTAACAACCACCGAACCCTGGTTGGCCCAGTGCCATTTTGTGCGTGTTGCCGATGAAAATGACGATGGTGCACAGGATAACCAGGCGGACAATGATGCGGCGGGCACGCAAAAGGAGGATGATCCGTTCGCCCTTGCTGCCGACCGTGATGATCACTGCAAGGGCCTTGTCGCGGTTCTGACCAATGACCGGGCGGGTTTTGAACAGGCTCTGGAAAAATTTCTCGTTGATCAGCCGCTCCGGCTTTTGTGGTGCGAGGATATCATGCCCGCCACCCGCTGGATGATGCGCTATCCCAAGGATAAATCCGCCCTTGACCTTGCCCGCATGGTCCATGATTACCGCCCGGTGGAAATCGGCCCGCTGGCAACGGCGGAGGACGGGCCGGGGGAACATGCCGATGCCATCTGGGCGGAATTGAAAGAAGATGTCACTCCGCTGGATGATCAGTTTGGGGTTTGGCCGCCCAAAACCGTGCCGGATGATCTGGCGGAATATCTGTTTGGGGATATTGAAAAAACCGGCAAAACCGGCCTTGCCACCTATGCGGTGATTGATGCCTCGAAAATGACGCATCTGGTGGAAAATCTTGCGACATCGGGGCTGGAATATCGCTGCCTGTTTACCGGGGAAGCGGGTGAAAATCTGGGCGAGGTTGCACCCTATCTGGTGAAACTTGAGCAGGATGCGCGCTTTACCCGTGACCTTTTGTCAAAGGGGGATCGTCCCTGGCAGCATTGGGACCGTGAAGCCGCAGCCTTTATCCGGTCATCTGCCGGGTTTGATGATATCTGGCGGCATTTGCGCAAGTTCACCAAAATTCGCGATAGCAATGACAAATGGTTCTTTTTGCGCTTTTGGGACCGCATGTTTGTTTATTACCTGCACGAACATCCCAAAGGCCCGTTTCCCGAGGGTTT contains the following coding sequences:
- a CDS encoding WD40 repeat domain-containing protein, giving the protein MTRTGISTLTAVATVLMLSGCASPGSSIPQAGKTYTGPLSAEAEAKLRAKGFGMSDAERDKLDKLDRDRLAAKFDFQKLGQPVDSPFAGFGFAGPENTPFAVYRNGKAVTFTPKGTDTELEQIAPRLSGVLLAGKDRERIVGESPRGTMMSWNTADLSQQVVLRPQNSTFNLTNVYDVATVKDSPYLAMAVEGGRVELWDLAAGEMVEFTENKVSQPRQVMDGSAYNDVIYGTNRGEIEEWKPSVDTTRLYSHAGPVLDIASVDGRDLIVSSAKDGTVTIYDRKKGEVIHTLEFDTVVYNIVVSPDNRYAAIFQTFGSPYYIDFDAMESRRLYVGSGVHMTQGRFAKNGSLLLAREDNDMIRVWNTERNILAAKITPEKGGSIVGYDVSDSLGLIAVATTKGNIEYWDLETGHYIRTALHTDTPLVGVEISPDGTKAIVAQADGQLARWNVMADQPEKTFMFD
- the tssM gene encoding type VI secretion system membrane subunit TssM → MVKRLFNLLKKLLRPLVLIAVFSLIMAPIIYFFGARIGTHGVYPFKDEGIRFVVSAGLLLLSACLFLFMAIRAVVRWWLARRNASSRQPSEEEMEKTAMAQVFDRAMTVIRNRWSGEGRGVYSLPWYLVLGQPGSGKTSLIENGDLRFPIDHEIEHDLRELPPRQANQFFSWRVAGNEAVLLDLNGDYFRPQQRRSSVENALWDAFLSNLQRVRPRRPINGIVLAIDLSEFMGMSFNQRENYALEVRRIINDAVERLGTRMTIHLAFTKLDQVAGFADYFATLSAADREMLYGFHFLYEGRHTPDWLDQFDKQYAEYLDRLHLRLKKRVLELKSANSRQEAFSFYRTFLGLEAPLRSFLEGALSPDKFTTPPLVRGLYFFSNRQENAPRNVFLEAVGQRYALPAPLYGTSQNTSYPYFVTSFLKKVVFPEAGLAGNNFRVEERYRKRILMSFGVGAAACIVGVFYWNDRYQINMERAQDVLAKTEAFSKADARASLDPTGQQYLKPLNDLRAAIDEFGDYRDVGAVQAQLTLYQGRDIGPIIDRAYNYELHNQFAPALVAGLARNLRSVCPKGGDKELDYLRVYRMMADLGGRDDAIVDGYFNQLWETRLKREPETREQLAAHLNYMLERNPQAYEVDANLVAQAQRDLSQQTPFTRVYRTIRSRTTQKLSKPLELPIAAGAPFNVVYQPVDLQQEANASETDGNGLAAASDCSVQSVSDPDQGPFEIPRFFTKKQYHAMFVPQLEQVAKVAGDDLWVLGKLETSNITDADYDEIRNRVRESYVNDYIGAWKHGLNSMQVRPFADIKQATEILHTLSDGNNPIRRVAELVRDNSVLYEPKEAPKGEDGEDLTDQVDFETPEDPNRVAARDIERAFADIREMLVERPDGGPSNMDEIEDALGNVYQYMKAVRDASDPSAKSLELAIERAKLAGDDPIFVLERVAERTPAPFGQHLQSVADQSWGIIMRGASVALGRKWHDQVYGAYQRLIAGKYPFNRKSGNDLPLKDFEEFFRPGGILDAFYKQELLTFVDENTGKPKVIDGQSITVDRNFTTQLRTAMNITKSFFNQTGDLSVEFSVAPVGMNANISRAVLNFEGQLVVSSHGPSRPITVFWPNIIDGPASSRVDMSALSGAGRSMSKQFDGPWSFLHLYDAAKKSNLDNNSVDISFANANGQTATFRIRPEARVNAFFNSPLSGFSLPRNLHGGLSS
- a CDS encoding DUF4123 domain-containing protein, with the protein product MSVDLIRDAVTTTEPWLAQCHFVRVADENDDGAQDNQADNDAAGTQKEDDPFALAADRDDHCKGLVAVLTNDRAGFEQALEKFLVDQPLRLLWCEDIMPATRWMMRYPKDKSALDLARMVHDYRPVEIGPLATAEDGPGEHADAIWAELKEDVTPLDDQFGVWPPKTVPDDLAEYLFGDIEKTGKTGLATYAVIDASKMTHLVENLATSGLEYRCLFTGEAGENLGEVAPYLVKLEQDARFTRDLLSKGDRPWQHWDREAAAFIRSSAGFDDIWRHLRKFTKIRDSNDKWFFLRFWDRMFVYYLHEHPKGPFPEGFFREIDVLIAPHKEGAARIVGKTGSEATASEPFFPTFSAFVAGNKRTGFIDRVKAFFKAKYEDNPDDDVLTQQYRYARELGMTSELAVLKTMEAQFVLHRAGHAADKLDPAEIPDFDNMSDVHRADALLALATKMVGD
- a CDS encoding type VI secretion system domain-containing protein; its protein translation is MKFPIEQILASIPGPDREFGEIDDDIQESLDQIDNELMKRGTLNAESMDWDAVAEQAAAVLSKCAHLKGFHGAVLALTNQPTTAANLAKALQLSTYLFAQAWQEMHPKSKRAGRLRDVWIGDIISYLASGVEYVCKAERTLPDESRAKALALVELASPHGVDVAPLSEALEAAKSPPPPQENNKAANGGGKDGEFVPRELNARDRAVLRKDIRSVADRITQFDPDAPVAYLMRGYAAWLEHKTLPENTDGVTQQQAMPAFILDEHKAAATAPDEAKLAKLEDRLYMSPDWFEGQKLAERMARKLGHDAVADAIARRSAERVQSLPGLDKLQYANNKPYVSPEIAQWLANVGTAPTKAKGQGGSSGNGSADDAPDMDDQQETDTKKPSLEDALRVADDAVAKSSSGRETVLAKFTLAKEMATHGLKSHARLIFDEILHEFGVAKLSEWDKALLREVQQERSRVG